The following proteins are encoded in a genomic region of Acidobacteriota bacterium:
- a CDS encoding DUF2585 family protein, whose protein sequence is MYVDPDEKPLFSIETSKDYIPFTLMFCSTLLAMAILRWQGRVWWCQVGDYGPWAGDIWSAHTSQHLIDPYSFTHVFHGVLAFWIIGFIFRKMPIPWRLLVAVIFEGGWEIAENSTYVIQRYREATISLDYFGDSVINSLADITACATGFVIAYKLRFWRSLAVFAATEAVLIFTIRDSLLINILMLIYPIEAIKAWQIGG, encoded by the coding sequence ATGTACGTAGATCCAGACGAAAAGCCGCTATTCTCGATAGAAACGTCAAAGGATTATATTCCGTTCACATTAATGTTTTGCTCGACGTTGCTTGCGATGGCCATTTTGCGGTGGCAGGGACGAGTTTGGTGGTGTCAGGTGGGCGATTACGGACCGTGGGCAGGGGATATTTGGTCGGCACACACGTCACAGCACCTGATCGATCCGTATTCGTTCACGCATGTTTTCCACGGCGTACTTGCTTTTTGGATCATTGGTTTTATTTTTCGGAAGATGCCAATCCCTTGGCGATTATTGGTAGCGGTAATCTTTGAAGGCGGCTGGGAGATCGCGGAAAATTCGACGTATGTCATCCAGCGTTACCGCGAAGCGACCATCTCGCTCGACTATTTTGGAGATTCCGTGATAAATTCTCTGGCCGATATCACTGCCTGTGCTACCGGTTTTGTCATAGCGTATAAGCTGAGATTCTGGCGATCACTCGCAGTCTTTGCCGCAACCGAGGCCGTCTTGATCTTCACCATCCGCGACAGCCTGCTCATTAATATCCTAATGCTTATCTACCCGATCGAGGCCATAAAGGCGTGGCAGATCGGCGGGTGA
- a CDS encoding DUF4149 domain-containing protein, with protein sequence MKFFSDIRLLLLAVWLGAAVFFIGVAQSAFAVLPERELAGLVVNRTLSILNYGGMAIAVLLIVTSLVASAKVNQLWLWIERFLLLAIAAACAVGQFVIGFWLSSVRGQMGRPIDEVAVDDPLRIQFNSLHQWSEWMLMAAMIAALLAFFIIANRKFNTAKIDEADVYDFQKEFKI encoded by the coding sequence ATGAAGTTTTTTTCCGACATCCGACTTCTCCTACTAGCAGTTTGGCTTGGTGCCGCGGTGTTCTTTATCGGTGTTGCCCAGAGTGCGTTCGCGGTTTTGCCTGAGCGTGAACTTGCTGGTTTGGTAGTAAACCGAACTTTGTCGATACTGAATTATGGAGGTATGGCTATCGCCGTCTTGCTGATCGTCACGTCGCTCGTCGCATCTGCCAAGGTCAATCAGCTGTGGTTGTGGATCGAACGGTTTTTGTTGCTCGCGATTGCTGCGGCGTGTGCGGTCGGGCAATTTGTGATCGGATTTTGGCTCTCGTCCGTGCGTGGTCAGATGGGCAGACCGATCGACGAGGTCGCTGTAGACGACCCATTGCGGATACAATTTAACTCGCTTCATCAATGGTCCGAATGGATGCTGATGGCGGCGATGATCGCGGCTCTGCTCGCATTCTTCATCATCGCGAACCGCAAATTCAATACGGCGAAAATCGACGAAGCCGATGTTTACGATTTTCAAAAAGAGTTTAAGATATAG
- a CDS encoding WecB/TagA/CpsF family glycosyltransferase — MAERLTISDRVRVVSLWPNVLDHDRAIASIDALVRAGRGGYVCFSTVHMVMESHDDAEFGKKVNAADLIVTDGMPLVWMQRRQGRHDAQRIRANDLMIALCEYAAKNGLTVGFYGGKQEVIDAIKARVGRELPDLDIVYAYSPPFRPLTDEEDAAIVDAINAASPDLLFMGLGCPKQENWMSAHRDRLRAVMLGVGASFDFYAGNVRECPDWIGKLGLEWLYRLTQEPRRLWRRYLILNPRFMFLAAMQLMKGRNVTVKERA; from the coding sequence ATGGCCGAACGACTCACAATTAGCGACCGCGTTCGCGTGGTCAGCCTATGGCCGAACGTGTTGGATCACGACAGGGCGATCGCTTCGATCGACGCGCTTGTTCGAGCAGGTAGAGGCGGTTATGTTTGTTTTTCGACGGTTCATATGGTGATGGAATCGCATGACGACGCGGAATTCGGCAAGAAAGTGAATGCCGCCGACCTGATCGTCACCGACGGAATGCCGCTGGTATGGATGCAGAGACGGCAAGGCCGACACGATGCACAGCGAATTCGTGCGAACGATCTGATGATCGCGTTGTGCGAATATGCCGCGAAAAACGGCCTCACCGTCGGCTTTTACGGCGGAAAGCAAGAAGTGATCGATGCGATCAAGGCTCGCGTCGGACGCGAACTTCCCGATCTAGATATCGTGTACGCATATTCACCTCCGTTCCGTCCGCTGACTGACGAAGAAGATGCCGCGATCGTAGACGCAATAAACGCGGCTTCGCCTGACCTGTTATTTATGGGCCTCGGGTGTCCCAAGCAGGAAAATTGGATGTCTGCACATCGGGACAGGCTAAGAGCCGTGATGCTCGGCGTTGGGGCGTCGTTCGATTTTTACGCAGGCAACGTCCGCGAATGCCCGGATTGGATAGGCAAATTGGGACTCGAATGGCTCTATCGCCTGACGCAGGAACCTAGACGGTTATGGCGGCGGTATCTTATTCTGAATCCGCGATTTATGTTTCTTGCAGCGATGCAGTTGATGAAAGGCAGAAACGTGACTGTTAAGGAGCGTGCCTAG
- a CDS encoding glycosyltransferase family 4 protein, whose product MKVLITAPSLDETRNVSGISTVARQIIQYSSGEFDHFEAGRKDGSENKLLWLARQLVLPLRFLQRIRSSSPDVVHINTAMTVLAVCRDAVLVRCARFTGTPVILSVHGGENLRERFNSSHIEKMAGRMLGRAERVLVLSDDARTSLRERWLAIDLAVLPNAISLGAVEARTERNGPPVVVFLGRMHQSKGLDEVIDACRILKSGSSEFLFRAYGDGPMRKSFVGELQRVLGSSFEYGGVVSGTEKWKALAGSDIFVLPSAFEGLSMALLEAMAAGCIVVASDIPAIRAIIRDGQNGYLVEPKNSDLLAAVLGRLLNQIGGCKPLRENAAATIRDHFEIGAYVEKLERIYDEVSPRDK is encoded by the coding sequence ATGAAAGTTCTGATCACAGCACCAAGCCTAGATGAAACCCGCAATGTCAGCGGCATCTCGACGGTCGCGCGGCAGATCATTCAATACAGCTCGGGTGAATTTGACCATTTCGAGGCCGGAAGGAAAGACGGCAGCGAGAATAAGCTGTTGTGGCTGGCGAGACAACTCGTATTGCCACTTCGGTTTTTGCAGCGGATTCGCAGCAGTTCGCCGGATGTTGTTCATATCAATACGGCGATGACCGTGCTGGCGGTCTGCCGCGATGCCGTGCTTGTCCGCTGCGCTCGATTTACGGGAACGCCGGTGATCTTGTCGGTGCATGGCGGCGAAAATTTGAGGGAACGCTTTAACAGCAGTCACATCGAGAAAATGGCAGGGCGGATGCTTGGTCGGGCTGAACGTGTTTTGGTTCTCAGCGACGACGCACGGACATCATTGCGGGAGCGCTGGCTGGCGATCGATCTTGCCGTGCTGCCAAACGCGATTTCGCTCGGAGCGGTCGAGGCCCGCACAGAAAGAAACGGGCCGCCGGTTGTCGTTTTCCTTGGCCGGATGCACCAATCAAAAGGCCTTGACGAGGTCATCGATGCCTGCCGGATCCTAAAAAGCGGCAGCAGTGAATTTTTATTTCGTGCCTATGGTGACGGGCCCATGCGGAAGTCCTTTGTTGGTGAATTGCAACGAGTACTTGGCAGTTCGTTCGAATACGGCGGTGTTGTTTCCGGAACGGAGAAATGGAAGGCACTTGCCGGCTCCGACATATTCGTTTTACCGTCCGCGTTCGAAGGCCTTTCGATGGCGCTGCTCGAAGCAATGGCGGCCGGCTGCATCGTTGTCGCATCAGACATTCCGGCGATCCGAGCGATAATTCGCGATGGTCAAAACGGATACCTCGTCGAGCCGAAAAACAGTGATCTGCTTGCGGCTGTTCTCGGGCGGTTATTGAACCAGATAGGCGGCTGTAAGCCCTTGCGAGAGAATGCGGCGGCGACGATCCGTGACCATTTTGAAATCGGCGCATATGTCGAAAAACTGGAGAGAATATACGATGAGGTGTCGCCGAGGGACAAATAA
- a CDS encoding sugar transferase, which produces MQAERAAGGRKLTKAENRVPAWILPSVKYTVGAVDVCIAAISIVLAFKLREGESVLAIDTWAWSPEFSPYVGILYFAVVVRLLLFMQQRVYRFHGAFSYTREAAKVFRAVFVGSLLIVAWAFLFRGGYTFREFSYSRFVFFLDFGIALVLYSSFHLLIRFVQTWVRNRDINLIPTLIVGTNAEAAQTITLLRERPNLGYRVIGAVSGDAAAGTETHFADTPLVGGIDDLTDAIRDLEIQEVIITDDRIAPELLFETMMQVGRKQRVEFRFAPSVFNLLPQKTSVEQIGVLPMVRLFREPLSDTQRFLKRTSDLAISLAASIITLPFWLISAIAIKLDSSGPILFRQERIGMDGRRFLCYKFRTMTVDADENIHREAYVKNIEGRHDANSGDDDSPVFGKVKDDPRITRVGRVLRQTSLDELPQFLNVFRGEMSVVGPRPPIPYEVEEYLPWHRKRLDMKPGITGLWQVSGRNRLTFDEMVRVDIYYIENWSLLLDLKIIFLTLPAMINGDGAR; this is translated from the coding sequence ATGCAGGCAGAACGAGCGGCCGGCGGCCGCAAATTAACAAAAGCTGAGAATCGCGTCCCTGCGTGGATACTGCCGTCGGTAAAATATACCGTCGGGGCGGTCGACGTTTGCATCGCCGCAATAAGTATCGTGCTTGCATTCAAATTACGCGAAGGCGAATCTGTTCTGGCGATAGACACGTGGGCGTGGTCGCCGGAATTTTCACCGTATGTCGGGATACTCTATTTTGCAGTCGTTGTGAGGCTTCTGCTTTTTATGCAGCAGCGTGTGTATCGTTTTCACGGTGCTTTTTCTTATACACGTGAGGCGGCTAAGGTATTTCGAGCTGTTTTCGTCGGCTCTTTGCTGATCGTGGCGTGGGCGTTCTTGTTTCGCGGCGGCTATACATTTCGCGAATTTTCGTATTCCCGATTTGTCTTCTTTCTCGATTTTGGCATCGCGTTGGTGCTATATTCCTCGTTTCATCTATTGATCAGGTTCGTGCAGACTTGGGTTCGGAACCGTGATATCAATCTGATACCGACACTTATTGTCGGCACAAATGCCGAGGCGGCTCAAACAATAACGCTGCTTCGCGAACGCCCAAATCTCGGCTATCGAGTGATCGGAGCAGTATCAGGTGACGCGGCCGCCGGCACGGAAACGCATTTTGCTGACACTCCGCTGGTCGGCGGAATCGACGATCTGACCGACGCGATCCGCGATCTTGAGATACAGGAAGTAATCATCACGGATGACCGCATAGCTCCCGAACTGCTCTTCGAAACAATGATGCAGGTTGGACGAAAGCAGCGGGTCGAATTTCGGTTTGCTCCGAGCGTTTTCAATCTGCTGCCCCAAAAAACGAGCGTCGAACAGATCGGTGTACTTCCGATGGTACGACTCTTTCGAGAGCCGCTGTCCGATACGCAACGATTTCTCAAACGCACGTCCGACCTCGCAATATCGCTGGCCGCTTCGATTATCACGCTGCCGTTCTGGCTCATTTCCGCGATCGCGATCAAGCTGGATTCAAGCGGGCCTATACTCTTCAGGCAGGAACGCATCGGCATGGACGGCCGCCGCTTTCTCTGCTACAAATTTCGCACAATGACCGTCGATGCAGATGAAAATATCCATCGCGAAGCATACGTCAAGAATATCGAGGGTCGACACGACGCTAATTCGGGCGACGACGATTCGCCGGTATTTGGAAAAGTGAAAGATGACCCGCGGATCACCCGCGTCGGACGCGTTCTTCGCCAAACGAGCCTCGATGAGTTGCCGCAATTCCTGAATGTATTTCGCGGCGAGATGAGTGTTGTCGGCCCGCGTCCGCCGATACCGTATGAGGTAGAGGAATACCTTCCGTGGCACCGCAAACGACTGGACATGAAGCCCGGCATCACCGGCCTTTGGCAGGTTTCGGGCCGAAATCGACTGACCTTTGACGAGATGGTCCGTGTTGATATCTATTACATCGAAAACTGGTCGCTGCTGCTCGATCTCAAGATCATCTTCCTTACGCTGCCAGCCATGATCAACGGAGACGGGGCCCGATGA
- the prmC gene encoding peptide chain release factor N(5)-glutamine methyltransferase, giving the protein MTIAKSLKLAAAILRDAGVAQPEREAASLLMFAIKRDRTFLIAHNEYELTEAESRTYSSLIARRQTREPFQHIVRNQEFYRLDFVVSPDVLIPRHETELLVEAAIEILNGKENARILDIGTGSGCIAVSILHNLPTVTATAIDISESALAIAKKNADTIGVAGRIRFLRSDLYQALDPQEFEIIVSNPPYIPAEEFATLQAEVRDFDPIIALTDGADGLSIIRKIVADAPRYLSRSGHLLVEIGFGQAAAVAEMFDLKLWVEPVFIDDMQGIARIVKSEVK; this is encoded by the coding sequence ATGACCATCGCCAAAAGCCTCAAACTTGCCGCTGCGATCCTACGCGATGCGGGTGTTGCTCAACCGGAACGCGAGGCCGCATCGCTTTTGATGTTCGCTATAAAACGTGACCGTACGTTTCTTATCGCACACAATGAATACGAGTTGACCGAGGCCGAATCGCGAACATATTCAAGTCTCATAGCCCGCCGCCAAACTCGTGAACCATTTCAACACATCGTCCGAAATCAAGAGTTTTATCGTCTCGATTTTGTGGTATCACCTGACGTGTTGATCCCGCGGCATGAGACCGAGTTACTTGTCGAGGCCGCGATCGAAATATTGAACGGGAAAGAAAACGCTCGCATTCTTGATATCGGTACAGGCTCAGGCTGCATCGCCGTTTCGATACTGCACAACTTGCCGACCGTTACTGCGACAGCAATTGATATTTCAGAAAGCGCTCTGGCCATCGCTAAGAAAAATGCCGATACCATTGGTGTTGCCGGGCGGATAAGATTTTTGCGATCGGATCTCTATCAGGCACTCGATCCGCAAGAATTCGAGATCATTGTCTCAAATCCGCCGTATATTCCTGCTGAAGAGTTTGCAACGCTTCAAGCCGAGGTTCGCGATTTCGATCCGATCATTGCACTAACAGACGGTGCTGACGGCTTGTCGATCATCAGGAAGATCGTCGCCGACGCACCGCGATATCTTAGCCGAAGCGGCCATCTACTCGTCGAGATCGGTTTCGGCCAAGCCGCAGCTGTTGCGGAAATGTTCGATCTAAAGTTGTGGGTCGAACCGGTGTTTATTGACGATATGCAGGGAATCGCACGAATAGTAAAATCCGAGGTAAAATAG
- a CDS encoding NifU family protein: protein MPKIADIQETPNPNAVKFILKDPVSHGTSHSFKSFEDARENQLAKSIFETGNVVSVFYMDKMVTVEKTDEAEWDEILPDLAVPIRAAEPVAISNGNGKGAAVAVGGAIAIAASDDPKLAQINELLDERIRPYLASDGGWLEIIELADNTLKIRYEGACGSCPSSLTGTLMAIENMIKEEVDPNITVVAT from the coding sequence ATGCCAAAGATTGCAGACATACAAGAAACGCCCAATCCCAATGCGGTAAAGTTCATTCTTAAAGACCCCGTATCGCACGGCACGTCGCACTCGTTCAAATCGTTCGAGGATGCCCGTGAAAACCAGCTCGCGAAGTCGATCTTCGAGACCGGGAATGTTGTCTCCGTGTTTTACATGGATAAGATGGTCACTGTAGAAAAGACCGACGAGGCCGAATGGGACGAAATATTGCCTGACCTGGCTGTGCCGATCCGGGCCGCCGAACCGGTTGCTATTTCCAATGGTAACGGGAAAGGAGCGGCCGTAGCAGTCGGTGGTGCGATCGCTATCGCCGCAAGCGACGACCCGAAGCTTGCGCAGATCAACGAACTCCTCGATGAACGCATTCGTCCTTACCTCGCCAGCGACGGCGGCTGGCTCGAGATCATCGAACTCGCAGATAACACCCTTAAGATCCGATACGAAGGAGCCTGCGGCAGCTGCCCGAGTTCGCTTACCGGTACGCTTATGGCGATCGAGAACATGATCAAAGAAGAGGTCGACCCCAATATTACGGTAGTCGCTACGTAA
- a CDS encoding nuclear transport factor 2 family protein, producing MKKAIFIAFTIALLTFSAFGQKAVKADPKKAVNAAFDRLVEGIKQVDLDKVMAAYEKSDRLLIFNNNGSATIGWENVRSVNEKIYARLSNVSLEITGLRVEMLSANTAYVSCKWKQTQENDGKLESASGRMTLVYKLIGKEWKVVHRHTSPDNPDATRPVFPSERTN from the coding sequence ATGAAAAAAGCAATATTTATCGCGTTTACGATCGCGTTACTTACATTCTCGGCATTCGGCCAAAAGGCTGTGAAGGCCGATCCCAAAAAGGCTGTGAATGCTGCATTTGACCGGCTTGTGGAAGGTATAAAACAGGTCGATCTGGACAAAGTAATGGCCGCTTACGAAAAGAGCGACCGCCTGCTGATCTTCAACAACAACGGCTCGGCAACGATCGGTTGGGAAAACGTGCGGTCGGTAAACGAAAAGATCTACGCACGGCTATCTAATGTGTCTCTCGAGATCACCGGCCTGCGTGTCGAGATGCTTAGTGCAAACACGGCGTACGTCAGCTGTAAATGGAAGCAAACACAGGAGAACGACGGCAAGCTCGAAAGTGCCTCGGGCCGAATGACCCTCGTTTATAAGCTGATCGGTAAGGAATGGAAGGTCGTCCACCGCCACACCTCCCCCGACAACCCCGACGCGACTCGTCCGGTGTTCCCGTCCGAGCGGACGAATTAG
- a CDS encoding FecR domain-containing protein, whose product MHSKFIKLLPTALLAVLTVIPFVFATPSQTLNLPESEMYTVADDEADMPDVTARVARVSYIDGDAQIRRLDSQDWEKITLNLPIVEGDEITTSLGSRVEIQFNSKTHLRLTANSYLRILKLKDEGIAISLPEGSLSVRLVDFDKERSYFEIDAPNTTIAAQRSGMYRLDAGKQGDDEIRVTVLDKGEARVYSDMSGFTIKSGRSSRIFISGNNAGEWETGDASRYADDFDTWALQRDVVITEQLKTAYYDKYYDQDIYGAEELTANGEWINTNKYGYVWRPYRSATSRYTAWSPYRYGHWRWVPPFGWTWVNDEPWGWATYHYGRWFYDDGYWNWSPYGYYRYSRSWWQPALVIFTSWGGNYCWYPLPYSYAYYNYNYYYFNSHHGGHHGNGHNNGNPTPSPTPDPRGIKVRQTPIEIVPVTGVITVKTDKFGIKNSGATVLDATLAKSLLTRIPDIKQNAPILPEYGQVKNNLGVDIKTARPQLAVKVDGIKTGAAVRKTDTPLDNELRTTRNLGGRPPVKTVDPVRTDSGLQPSTIRQTGGVDRSTERTSQPVKQAPTYNPPSYTPPTTRSETVREPIRQAPVYNPPPRQRDPEPVRQPPVRNDPPPRQRDPEPVRQPPKETPKPQPKADPPPAKSGSVDRKKDGR is encoded by the coding sequence ATGCATTCCAAATTTATAAAATTGCTGCCGACGGCGTTGTTAGCTGTATTGACGGTCATTCCGTTTGTTTTTGCGACACCGTCCCAAACTCTCAATTTACCTGAATCCGAGATGTATACTGTTGCTGACGACGAAGCCGATATGCCGGATGTGACGGCTCGTGTCGCCCGCGTTAGTTACATCGACGGTGATGCCCAGATCCGGCGTCTCGACAGTCAGGATTGGGAAAAAATAACCCTCAATCTTCCGATCGTCGAGGGTGACGAGATCACGACTTCGCTCGGCTCGCGTGTCGAGATCCAATTCAATAGCAAAACGCATTTGCGGCTGACCGCCAACTCCTATCTGCGTATCCTCAAACTCAAGGACGAAGGAATCGCCATTAGCTTGCCCGAAGGGAGTTTGAGTGTGCGGCTCGTCGATTTTGACAAGGAGCGCTCCTATTTTGAGATCGACGCACCGAATACGACGATCGCCGCTCAGCGTTCAGGCATGTACCGACTCGATGCCGGAAAACAGGGCGACGATGAGATCCGTGTCACTGTGCTCGACAAGGGCGAGGCACGTGTTTATTCGGACATGTCAGGTTTTACGATCAAATCCGGCCGCAGTTCTCGCATATTTATTTCCGGCAACAACGCCGGCGAATGGGAAACGGGCGATGCATCGCGGTATGCTGATGATTTTGACACGTGGGCATTGCAGCGAGATGTAGTAATTACTGAACAGCTAAAAACGGCATATTACGATAAATATTACGACCAAGATATTTATGGTGCCGAAGAGCTTACCGCGAATGGAGAGTGGATCAATACTAATAAATACGGATACGTTTGGCGTCCTTACCGATCTGCCACGAGCCGTTATACCGCGTGGTCGCCCTATCGCTACGGCCACTGGCGTTGGGTGCCGCCATTTGGCTGGACATGGGTCAACGATGAGCCTTGGGGTTGGGCGACGTATCACTACGGACGTTGGTTCTACGACGACGGCTATTGGAACTGGTCGCCGTACGGCTATTACCGTTACAGCCGTAGCTGGTGGCAACCGGCACTCGTAATATTCACGAGTTGGGGCGGTAATTATTGCTGGTATCCCCTGCCGTACAGTTATGCGTATTACAACTACAATTATTACTATTTCAATAGCCATCATGGCGGACACCACGGAAACGGCCACAATAACGGCAATCCAACCCCGTCGCCGACTCCTGACCCGCGCGGAATCAAGGTCCGACAGACGCCGATCGAAATAGTACCGGTGACCGGTGTCATCACCGTCAAGACCGACAAGTTCGGGATCAAGAATAGCGGTGCGACCGTATTAGATGCCACTCTCGCAAAATCGCTTCTGACCCGAATACCTGACATCAAGCAGAACGCTCCGATCTTGCCTGAATACGGCCAGGTCAAGAACAATCTGGGTGTTGACATTAAGACGGCCCGGCCGCAACTGGCGGTCAAAGTCGACGGGATCAAGACCGGTGCGGCTGTTCGCAAAACCGATACTCCACTCGACAATGAATTGCGAACTACACGAAATCTGGGAGGCCGCCCGCCAGTGAAAACTGTCGATCCTGTTCGAACAGACAGCGGTCTCCAACCATCAACAATACGTCAAACCGGTGGTGTCGATCGTTCGACGGAACGTACGTCACAGCCGGTAAAGCAGGCGCCGACGTATAACCCGCCGTCGTACACGCCGCCGACAACCCGGAGCGAGACTGTCCGTGAGCCCATAAGACAGGCTCCGGTTTACAATCCGCCGCCGCGTCAGCGTGACCCTGAACCGGTACGGCAGCCACCGGTCCGCAACGACCCGCCGCCTCGTCAGCGTGATCCCGAACCGGTTCGCCAACCGCCTAAGGAAACGCCCAAACCGCAGCCAAAGGCTGATCCGCCGCCTGCGAAAAGCGGAAGTGTCGATCGGAAGAAAGATGGACGATAA
- a CDS encoding insulinase family protein, which yields MQSVIIRFTRVDRLTIVFLLLVLFQSAAFGQTAGTSLSAQAGLVTELDVNGLKVIVKRRPGSATVAAGLFIRGGAMNSTTQNAGLESFMLSTATEGSVKYPRETLRREIARTGGNLSSGSNYDFSVLALASTLEDFDHSWEIFTDVAMNPAFAANDVELTREKILTALRSSEDDPDGFLQVLVNRSLNAKTSYENEPNGTIENIARFKTTDLRDYHKKTMETSRLMLVIVGDLDAAVLKNKITATLGKLPRGAYKEPVVKGFDFSKPTLDITARDLPTNYIQGVFDAPSIKSSDYYAMRVATTLLRERVFEEVRTKRNLSYAPSADMGTLSINSGNIYVTAVDANQSVSIMLNEIKELQNIPVSERDISGVAGQFLTSYFIGQETNAAQAAEIARYELVGGGWRNAFEFINRVKQVTPADVQRVSQKYMKNLRFVVLGKPASIDRNIFLQN from the coding sequence ATGCAATCAGTAATTATTCGTTTTACACGCGTTGATCGGCTCACGATCGTATTTCTGCTGCTGGTCCTTTTCCAATCCGCAGCATTTGGGCAGACTGCCGGGACGAGCCTGTCGGCTCAGGCTGGCCTCGTCACAGAACTCGATGTCAACGGCCTTAAGGTGATCGTTAAACGCCGTCCGGGCAGTGCGACAGTGGCCGCGGGTCTTTTCATTCGCGGCGGGGCAATGAACTCAACCACCCAGAACGCGGGGCTCGAGAGCTTTATGCTCAGCACGGCGACCGAGGGCAGCGTTAAGTACCCTCGAGAGACTCTGCGACGGGAGATCGCCCGAACCGGCGGAAACCTAAGTTCAGGATCGAATTACGATTTCAGCGTTCTCGCATTGGCATCGACTCTTGAGGATTTTGACCATTCGTGGGAGATATTTACTGACGTGGCAATGAATCCCGCATTCGCCGCAAATGATGTTGAATTGACGCGTGAGAAAATATTGACGGCACTGCGAAGTTCAGAGGACGACCCTGACGGTTTCCTTCAGGTGCTGGTAAACAGGTCGTTGAACGCCAAGACCTCGTACGAGAATGAACCGAATGGAACGATCGAGAACATCGCTCGATTTAAGACAACAGACCTTCGCGACTATCATAAGAAAACGATGGAGACATCGAGGCTGATGTTGGTGATCGTTGGTGATCTTGATGCTGCGGTATTGAAGAATAAGATAACTGCGACGCTTGGCAAGCTTCCGCGGGGAGCTTACAAGGAACCGGTCGTTAAAGGCTTTGATTTTTCAAAACCGACTCTCGATATCACAGCACGCGATCTGCCAACGAATTATATTCAAGGTGTCTTTGACGCTCCTTCGATCAAGAGCTCTGATTATTACGCGATGCGTGTTGCGACGACTCTGCTGCGTGAACGTGTCTTTGAGGAAGTACGAACTAAGCGAAACCTCTCGTACGCACCGAGTGCTGACATGGGAACGCTAAGCATCAACTCGGGCAATATTTATGTAACTGCCGTTGATGCAAATCAATCAGTCAGCATAATGCTCAACGAGATCAAAGAGCTCCAGAATATTCCTGTGTCCGAGCGAGATATTTCGGGCGTTGCCGGCCAGTTTCTGACATCATATTTTATTGGCCAGGAAACGAACGCTGCACAGGCTGCAGAGATTGCCCGTTATGAGCTTGTCGGCGGCGGGTGGCGAAACGCATTTGAGTTCATCAATCGCGTTAAACAGGTCACGCCGGCCGATGTTCAGCGTGTTTCGCAAAAGTATATGAAGAACCTTCGATTTGTCGTACTCGGCAAGCCCGCATCTATCGACCGAAATATATTCCTGCAGAACTAG